A region of Maribacter algicola DNA encodes the following proteins:
- a CDS encoding glycoside hydrolase family 88 protein gives MNQTIFPKIVIAFFILGSVMETVGQNKPNNKRTSYSGETFSMENEYIKLNFYKRVLGWGWGEVISPSGKMMAVLEHFGEIKLQDQDIPVRFVAETYSKKKTENGEEVVFDVASVVVKEVLDNTSFENWMAYPYTEPAIKGTVTFTIENDSRFVKLKYRLKSTGNYNAQYIRGPWLKIGETSFETQKTDALLPGVDWAIEKEWTSGTDFFKDPWAKRFVPHPNKVSVPVMAISHNGTGVGLSWNPKQTASRWFNYRAHRPQPVFASPNFIDRKNNHLMGLMVPDASIEGHENEVVAEIPLELKIDQTINFDAELWLSDGNSIAVLTDWVKQHGLPEPSEPRWPHKETLDRISAAYNTNFWHEGKGFGLTQRPEKSIKPNVPEFLLRYIKENKRSKIARELQTKVDWSLSQMGDGSKTQNELIKEGNRLLAEQKSDGSFVFNPDVIDKDDFKVATTFIEPMGLRGETALDITIRPATRLLKIGIKTKDQRFLDAAQRAFDFCMEYQRPEAGDFWETPLHAANLLAAGHAAVGNYLAYKEFKDEKYKEKAIYWMRTLLAFTHLWEPEDLPLLYNTKPVLSSSDWYFANWVRDHVQWEVLAVFADVAQNNLKWDEIDPEIDWLRYQEGITNAAIRWMAAVTIDRDWLPHNLPETQDRYFRGEFDYAFPDTHNSVSGNYGGMMIMPSSIAENIYYLLDRKAGKK, from the coding sequence ATGAATCAGACCATTTTTCCAAAAATTGTTATAGCCTTTTTTATACTGGGTTCTGTGATGGAAACCGTAGGTCAAAACAAGCCAAATAATAAACGTACTAGTTACTCCGGGGAGACGTTCTCGATGGAAAATGAATATATTAAACTGAACTTTTATAAAAGGGTTCTAGGATGGGGATGGGGCGAAGTGATTTCACCTTCAGGCAAAATGATGGCCGTATTGGAACACTTTGGGGAAATAAAGCTACAAGACCAAGACATTCCCGTTCGTTTTGTTGCTGAAACCTATTCCAAAAAAAAGACCGAAAATGGTGAAGAGGTGGTTTTTGATGTTGCTTCGGTGGTTGTAAAGGAAGTGCTTGATAACACTTCTTTTGAAAATTGGATGGCCTACCCTTACACAGAACCTGCCATAAAGGGAACCGTGACCTTTACAATTGAAAATGATTCTCGGTTCGTAAAACTAAAATATCGATTAAAATCCACCGGCAATTATAACGCCCAATATATACGCGGACCATGGCTCAAAATAGGTGAAACTTCGTTTGAGACCCAAAAAACAGATGCCTTGCTGCCTGGTGTCGATTGGGCCATAGAAAAGGAATGGACCAGTGGCACGGATTTCTTCAAGGATCCTTGGGCCAAGCGATTTGTACCGCATCCCAACAAAGTATCCGTTCCGGTAATGGCGATAAGTCATAACGGCACAGGTGTGGGACTTTCATGGAACCCCAAACAAACCGCTTCAAGATGGTTCAATTATCGTGCCCATCGACCACAGCCTGTTTTTGCCTCCCCAAATTTCATAGACCGAAAGAACAATCATCTTATGGGGCTGATGGTGCCCGATGCCTCAATTGAAGGACATGAAAATGAGGTGGTCGCCGAGATACCTTTGGAGCTTAAAATTGACCAGACCATAAATTTTGACGCCGAATTATGGCTAAGCGATGGTAATAGCATAGCTGTCTTAACCGACTGGGTGAAACAACATGGCCTTCCAGAACCCTCTGAGCCGCGTTGGCCACATAAAGAAACCCTGGATCGAATTTCAGCTGCATACAACACTAATTTCTGGCATGAAGGAAAAGGTTTTGGGTTGACCCAGCGACCAGAAAAATCCATCAAACCCAATGTACCAGAATTCTTATTGCGTTATATCAAGGAGAACAAGAGGAGTAAAATCGCTAGGGAGCTACAGACCAAGGTAGATTGGAGCCTTTCACAAATGGGCGATGGTTCAAAAACTCAAAATGAACTTATTAAAGAAGGAAATAGGCTATTGGCCGAACAAAAGTCCGATGGTTCCTTTGTTTTCAATCCAGATGTTATCGACAAAGATGATTTTAAGGTGGCAACCACATTTATAGAACCTATGGGTCTTAGAGGTGAAACCGCCTTGGATATTACCATAAGACCAGCCACACGCTTGTTGAAAATAGGAATAAAAACAAAAGATCAACGCTTTTTAGACGCTGCCCAAAGGGCTTTCGACTTTTGCATGGAATATCAAAGACCCGAAGCAGGCGATTTCTGGGAAACTCCTTTACACGCAGCAAACCTTTTGGCTGCAGGCCATGCAGCCGTGGGAAATTACCTTGCCTACAAAGAATTCAAAGATGAAAAATACAAGGAAAAGGCCATCTATTGGATGCGCACATTGCTCGCCTTTACCCATCTTTGGGAACCAGAAGACTTACCCCTCTTGTATAACACTAAACCAGTACTCAGTTCAAGCGATTGGTATTTTGCCAACTGGGTACGTGATCATGTACAGTGGGAAGTACTAGCAGTATTCGCAGATGTGGCCCAAAACAATCTTAAATGGGATGAAATAGACCCCGAAATTGACTGGTTGCGGTACCAAGAAGGGATTACCAACGCGGCGATTCGATGGATGGCTGCAGTGACTATCGATAGAGATTGGTTACCCCATAATTTACCAGAAACACAAGATCGGTACTTCAGAGGAGAGTTCGATTATGCATTTCCAGATACACATAATAGTGTAAGTGGCAACTACGGCGGAATGATGATCATGCCCTCTTCTATTGCCGAAAACATTTACTACCTATTAGATAGAAAAGCGGGAAAAAAATGA
- a CDS encoding PKD domain-containing protein — translation MRFKILYGLLLLFLMPIFAGSLPDPGKEYHIFQFPKNQIPRIDGEFSDWDMVPESYNIGLDQLMDTRFGNGTNLDPKDFDISVKVGWVKGLNRLYFYLEMYDDYWDFNDAALGQDIFELVVDGNLSAGPFIKQHNGNKDKISVEELHFKGHGAHAQNYHIFTPVQDKDAVMIWGNTPWIKEFPHFNVAYDYAFEHSESGKLKMEFWMTPFDHASVEGFQESTVTQLKENNRIGVSWCFLDFDGEACESFMNLAHDTKMIYDASYLNIFRLMPLEKKFTEPIEANWDFVELDRDQRWFQFKDESKGNITSWHWDFGDGNSSTDQHPSHRYNEAGEWTIILTVEGPEGKSIRSKVWDVVTK, via the coding sequence ATGAGATTCAAAATTTTATATGGGCTATTGCTGTTATTCTTGATGCCCATTTTTGCAGGTTCCCTTCCAGATCCCGGAAAGGAATATCACATTTTTCAGTTTCCGAAGAACCAAATTCCCCGAATTGATGGTGAGTTTTCAGACTGGGATATGGTACCGGAATCCTATAATATAGGTCTGGACCAGCTTATGGACACCCGCTTTGGCAATGGGACAAATCTAGACCCAAAGGATTTTGATATCTCCGTAAAGGTAGGTTGGGTAAAAGGACTTAATAGGTTGTATTTCTATTTGGAAATGTATGATGATTATTGGGATTTTAACGACGCGGCACTCGGCCAGGATATTTTTGAGTTGGTAGTAGATGGAAACCTATCCGCAGGCCCGTTCATCAAACAGCACAATGGCAACAAAGACAAAATTTCTGTAGAGGAATTACATTTTAAAGGTCATGGTGCCCATGCTCAAAACTACCATATTTTCACTCCAGTCCAAGATAAGGATGCTGTCATGATATGGGGAAATACACCTTGGATAAAGGAGTTTCCACATTTTAATGTGGCCTACGATTATGCTTTCGAGCATTCGGAAAGTGGAAAATTAAAAATGGAGTTTTGGATGACTCCGTTTGACCATGCATCTGTTGAAGGCTTCCAAGAATCCACTGTGACCCAGTTGAAAGAAAACAATCGTATTGGGGTTTCTTGGTGCTTCCTTGATTTTGATGGTGAGGCTTGTGAATCGTTTATGAACTTGGCACACGACACCAAAATGATTTATGATGCTTCGTACCTCAATATTTTTCGGTTGATGCCCCTAGAAAAAAAGTTTACAGAACCCATCGAAGCCAATTGGGACTTTGTTGAACTGGACCGTGACCAACGGTGGTTTCAATTTAAGGATGAATCCAAAGGAAACATTACAAGCTGGCATTGGGATTTTGGTGATGGAAATTCGTCAACCGATCAACATCCCTCGCACCGGTACAACGAGGCCGGCGAATGGACCATAATACTAACGGTAGAAGGTCCAGAAGGTAAATCGATACGTTCCAAAGTTTGGGATGTCGTAACAAAATAA
- a CDS encoding glycoside hydrolase family 71/99 protein — MVLGLGIINAQKSSSPLVSQQFADTWSATDDLQRSLPLNKETGNLEKDKFVGIFYFTWLGAHGHDEHTQTLPDEGVHPKTVADTLSPYDITEIIKANPKNPKYGPVKAFHHWGEPYFGYYLTNDEWVIMKHAQLLSDAGIDVIVFDVTNSLAYLPQVKKICRVFTELEKKGWAVPKIAFLTNTKHVETTEKIYNGFYKKGLYRNLWFYWKGKPLLMGNNEGLNAELTDYFNFRRSWAWTDGQEWFGDGKDKWPWIDHYPQNFGWHDSPDIPEQIVVSTAQHPISNIGRSFHNGKQPSPDSIQSGKGLFFDEQWRRALEVDPEFVFITGWNEWVAMRFDDGKAKNMMGQPIKKGETYFVDQYNAEFSRDIEPMKGGFKDNYYYQMVANIRKFKGTRPLSQDPGRHKIKIDGRFGDWEKVSTSYYDHEGDILHRSHPGWGRITVYQNASGRNDLVEAKVAENSQNLYFLLKISEKFETKEWPTGLILFIKDTESNQPAWEGFHYMIKIGVNGLQLHESEGGWIWKEKAKIDSKLSGNALELAIPKSVLNLKGKNLEFKWADNTSTGGDIMKFYDQGDVAPNARFTYRYKIINP, encoded by the coding sequence ATGGTTCTTGGCTTAGGCATTATAAACGCTCAAAAATCATCATCTCCACTTGTCTCCCAACAATTTGCAGATACCTGGAGCGCTACCGATGATCTTCAGCGCAGCTTGCCATTGAACAAAGAAACCGGGAATCTTGAAAAAGATAAGTTCGTGGGCATCTTTTACTTTACGTGGCTCGGTGCCCATGGACATGACGAACACACCCAGACCCTTCCGGACGAAGGGGTACATCCCAAAACGGTTGCTGATACTCTTAGTCCTTATGATATTACTGAAATTATAAAGGCAAACCCAAAAAACCCAAAATATGGTCCGGTCAAGGCTTTTCATCATTGGGGTGAACCTTATTTTGGTTATTATTTAACCAATGACGAATGGGTCATTATGAAACATGCCCAATTATTGTCCGATGCAGGTATTGATGTCATTGTTTTTGATGTAACCAATTCCTTGGCATATCTTCCCCAAGTCAAAAAAATTTGTAGGGTTTTCACAGAGCTTGAGAAAAAGGGTTGGGCAGTACCCAAAATTGCCTTCTTGACCAACACCAAGCATGTTGAGACCACGGAGAAAATATACAACGGCTTTTATAAGAAAGGGCTTTACAGAAATCTTTGGTTTTATTGGAAAGGCAAGCCACTTTTAATGGGTAATAACGAAGGCTTGAATGCCGAACTGACCGATTATTTCAACTTTAGAAGATCCTGGGCCTGGACGGATGGCCAAGAATGGTTTGGAGACGGAAAGGACAAATGGCCCTGGATCGATCATTATCCGCAGAACTTTGGTTGGCACGATTCTCCCGATATACCGGAACAAATTGTGGTTTCAACTGCGCAACACCCTATTTCCAATATTGGACGCAGTTTCCATAATGGAAAACAGCCGTCACCAGACAGTATTCAATCTGGGAAGGGGCTATTTTTTGATGAGCAATGGAGAAGGGCGCTAGAGGTAGACCCCGAATTTGTGTTCATTACCGGGTGGAACGAATGGGTGGCCATGCGGTTTGATGATGGCAAGGCCAAAAACATGATGGGCCAGCCTATTAAAAAAGGAGAAACCTATTTTGTTGACCAATATAATGCCGAATTCAGCAGGGATATTGAACCCATGAAAGGTGGCTTTAAAGACAATTATTATTATCAAATGGTGGCCAATATCAGGAAATTCAAGGGTACTAGACCGCTTTCTCAAGATCCAGGCCGCCACAAAATAAAAATTGACGGTAGATTTGGTGATTGGGAAAAAGTTTCCACCTCCTATTACGACCATGAAGGAGATATTCTTCATCGATCACATCCTGGTTGGGGCCGAATAACGGTATACCAAAACGCTTCGGGAAGAAATGATCTGGTAGAGGCAAAGGTTGCTGAAAATTCTCAGAACCTTTATTTTCTCCTCAAGATTTCAGAAAAATTTGAAACCAAGGAATGGCCTACGGGTCTAATCCTTTTTATCAAGGACACCGAATCCAATCAACCTGCCTGGGAAGGGTTTCATTACATGATTAAAATCGGGGTGAACGGTTTACAACTTCATGAATCTGAAGGGGGATGGATTTGGAAGGAAAAAGCTAAAATTGACTCAAAGTTATCGGGCAATGCATTAGAACTCGCCATTCCAAAATCGGTTTTGAACCTAAAAGGAAAAAATCTGGAATTCAAATGGGCCGATAACACTTCCACCGGTGGGGATATCATGAAATTCTATGATCAAGGCGATGTTGCCCCAAACGCCAGATTCACCTATCGGTATAAAATCATAAATCCGTAA
- the rhaM gene encoding L-rhamnose mutarotase codes for MIRKAFKMKLFPNKVQEYTQRHNPIWPELEDTLKKHGVTNYSIFLDSDTDTLFGYAEIESEEKWNAIAETTICKKWWAYMADLMETHDDNSPVSKELNSVFYMS; via the coding sequence ATGATTAGAAAAGCCTTTAAAATGAAATTGTTTCCCAATAAGGTCCAGGAGTACACCCAAAGGCATAATCCCATTTGGCCAGAACTTGAGGATACACTCAAAAAGCATGGTGTAACTAACTACAGTATTTTTTTGGATTCAGATACAGATACACTCTTTGGCTATGCCGAAATTGAATCTGAAGAAAAATGGAATGCCATTGCAGAAACAACCATCTGTAAAAAATGGTGGGCCTACATGGCCGATTTAATGGAGACCCATGATGACAATAGTCCTGTATCAAAAGAATTGAACTCTGTATTTTATATGTCTTAG